A portion of the Fusobacterium nucleatum genome contains these proteins:
- a CDS encoding hemagglutinin repeat-containing protein, whose amino-acid sequence MNDVFKANISYNKSESKSSVHNETVEKSSLVSGRNMNIKSKNGSITISGTDVKVGNDLDLNAKKDITIKASEENYTSSNSSSQMGIGLSADLSKGKIADLSVSKAGTKGRGNGTNYINSTVNVGGKLKTNSENLTLSGANVEADKLDIKAKNVVIESKQDKSEREDSSYGGSFSIDLANPSSFSANINGSKGNGEKEWVNKQTTLIARNGRKVDTDSLTNIGAVIGSLNEKEKLKVSANKVVVKDLEDKNKYENIGGGITIGTDVPNTSIKHDKIDKEQINRASAINTDFEISGKKTSAEDLGFNTDISKAQEKIKDEEKHLDAELHTDLLGKDKQEELKKAGGILGDIGTALTSTKDTKGDLLERYKQASMMRAIGDQVEKNPEYLSILDKKAIKNGKIDDETQVEQVSVMNKLLNDALRAKGYKGPDIKMVLTDVNDPNGPYYTDTLTNTVVFDRKKLASANRDQILNALGHEFGHYSKEDDIDKSQDIANHTGKLLEDRTKGMVSKEATEDTLASIRNNKNVITGEEGKKLADSIPMDRREYYKAFIIKGSVTKVVAGVEGDAGVIYNKDPITGEEEFGIVVGGQGLLGIDYGKEDITDAGKIIAKYDWDLTSYEEEGKPIKDFQGFIGGVDVKFNLFGFQFNWGISIGGNKGNFHGDANLSKNRIKIGGSGGYIHVFKLDKPSDATKSFIRGIANNSEKIIDTKNTIYKIKDIIDGREELKKW is encoded by the coding sequence ATGAATGATGTATTTAAAGCAAATATTTCATATAATAAGAGTGAATCAAAATCATCAGTACATAATGAAACAGTAGAAAAAAGTTCATTAGTATCTGGAAGAAATATGAATATTAAATCTAAAAATGGAAGTATAACTATTTCAGGTACTGATGTAAAAGTAGGAAATGATTTAGATTTAAATGCTAAAAAAGATATTACAATAAAGGCAAGTGAAGAAAATTATACATCATCTAATTCATCTTCACAAATGGGTATTGGATTAAGTGCTGATTTAAGTAAAGGAAAGATAGCAGATTTATCTGTATCAAAAGCAGGAACAAAAGGTAGAGGAAATGGAACAAACTATATAAACTCAACAGTTAATGTAGGAGGAAAATTAAAAACTAATTCAGAAAATTTAACTCTATCTGGTGCAAATGTTGAAGCAGATAAATTAGATATTAAAGCTAAAAATGTAGTAATAGAAAGTAAACAAGATAAATCAGAAAGAGAAGATAGCTCATATGGAGGAAGCTTTAGTATAGACTTAGCAAATCCATCTAGTTTTAGTGCAAATATTAATGGAAGTAAAGGTAATGGAGAAAAAGAATGGGTAAATAAGCAAACTACATTAATAGCAAGAAATGGTCGAAAAGTAGATACAGATAGTCTAACAAATATAGGAGCTGTAATAGGTTCTTTAAATGAAAAAGAAAAATTAAAAGTATCAGCCAATAAAGTAGTAGTAAAAGATTTAGAAGATAAAAATAAATATGAAAATATTGGTGGAGGTATAACTATTGGAACTGATGTACCAAATACATCAATAAAGCATGATAAGATAGATAAAGAACAAATAAATAGAGCTAGTGCAATAAATACAGATTTTGAAATATCTGGAAAGAAAACAAGCGCAGAAGACTTAGGTTTTAATACAGATATTAGCAAAGCACAAGAAAAAATAAAAGATGAAGAAAAACATTTAGATGCAGAGCTTCATACTGATTTATTAGGTAAAGATAAGCAAGAAGAATTAAAGAAAGCTGGAGGAATACTAGGTGATATAGGAACTGCTTTAACAAGTACAAAAGATACAAAAGGAGATTTACTAGAAAGATATAAGCAAGCTTCAATGATGAGGGCAATAGGTGACCAAGTAGAAAAAAATCCAGAATATTTATCAATACTAGATAAAAAAGCAATAAAGAATGGAAAAATAGATGATGAAACACAAGTAGAACAAGTATCAGTAATGAATAAATTATTAAATGATGCCCTAAGAGCAAAAGGTTATAAAGGACCAGATATAAAGATGGTATTAACAGATGTAAATGACCCAAATGGACCATATTATACAGATACATTAACAAATACAGTAGTATTTGATAGAAAGAAATTAGCAAGTGCAAATAGAGACCAAATACTAAATGCTTTAGGACATGAGTTTGGACATTACAGTAAAGAAGATGATATAGATAAATCCCAAGATATAGCAAACCATACAGGAAAATTACTAGAAGATAGAACAAAAGGTATGGTAAGTAAGGAAGCAACAGAAGATACCTTAGCAAGTATAAGAAACAATAAGAATGTAATAACAGGAGAAGAAGGAAAGAAACTTGCTGATAGTATTCCTATGGATAGAAGAGAATATTATAAAGCATTTATAATTAAAGGTAGTGTTACAAAAGTAGTTGCAGGAGTTGAAGGAGATGCAGGGGTTATATACAATAAAGACCCTATAACTGGTGAAGAAGAATTTGGTATTGTTGTAGGTGGACAAGGCTTACTTGGAATTGATTATGGTAAAGAAGATATAACTGATGCAGGAAAAATAATTGCAAAATATGACTGGGATTTGACTTCTTATGAAGAGGAAGGAAAACCTATAAAAGATTTTCAAGGATTTATAGGTGGAGTTGATGTAAAATTTAATCTTTTTGGGTTTCAATTTAATTGGGGAATATCTATAGGTGGAAACAAAGGAAACTTTCATGGAGATGCAAATCTCTCTAAAAATAGAATAAAAATTGGAGGAAGTGGAGGTTATATTCATGTATTTAAATTAGATAAACCTAGTGACGCTACAAAAAGTTTTATAAGAGGAATTGCTAATAATTCAGAAAAAATTATTGATACTAAAAATACAATTTATAAAATTAAAGATATAATAGATGGTAGAGAGGAGCTAAAAAAGTGGTAA